In one window of Caballeronia sp. TF1N1 DNA:
- a CDS encoding ABC transporter ATP-binding protein: protein MTTNMIEVKGLRVVAGAAPDPVVEIVKGVDFVVKKGEVLALIGESGSGKTTIALALLGHARTGCAIAGGSVKIGDTEVLELSEKGRRALRSRTVAYVAQSASAGFNPARTIMDQVTEPALLHKLMSAAAAREKAVALFRALALPNPESIGDRYPHQVSGGQLQRLMAAMALITDPAVVVFDEPTTALDVTTQIEVLAAFKRVVRELGTTAVYVSHDLAVVAQMADRIVVLNGGRVRENGATAQVLDAPADDYTRQLLGAVRRPDALLAELSPLTSQGEKPLLEIRRLSAGYGRVDANGVPAVRVLDDVSLKIARGSTLGVIGESGSGKTTLARVVAGLVDRARGDVLLDGKPLPAKLSERTLEQYRRVQIVFQNADTALNPSRTIADILARPMNFYHGLRGAAARKRMLELLDLVKLPAAIAKRQPGGLSGGQKQRVNLARALAADPALILCDEVTSALDTVVGAAILDLLAELRRELGVSLMFISHDISTVRAICDEVIVLYAGQCVEAGQRESLSHPPYHPYTGLLVDSVPALQPGWLDERRASTLTALPVLGSDSGVDALCSFRARCTVRIDGKCNVTPPSVKTLPSGAAILCHRSADDLTRMQTQDNAVAA, encoded by the coding sequence ATGACCACCAACATGATCGAAGTGAAAGGCCTGCGCGTGGTCGCGGGCGCGGCGCCGGACCCGGTCGTCGAGATCGTGAAAGGCGTGGACTTCGTCGTGAAGAAGGGCGAAGTGCTCGCGCTGATCGGCGAGTCGGGCTCGGGCAAGACGACGATTGCGCTGGCGCTGCTCGGCCATGCGCGCACCGGCTGCGCGATTGCGGGCGGTTCCGTCAAGATCGGCGACACCGAAGTGCTCGAACTGAGTGAAAAGGGCCGTCGCGCGCTGCGCTCGCGCACGGTGGCTTATGTGGCCCAGAGCGCGTCGGCGGGGTTCAATCCGGCACGCACGATCATGGATCAGGTGACCGAGCCCGCGTTGCTGCACAAACTCATGTCCGCCGCGGCGGCGCGCGAGAAGGCGGTCGCGTTGTTCCGCGCGCTCGCGTTGCCGAATCCGGAAAGCATTGGCGACCGGTATCCGCATCAGGTCTCGGGCGGGCAGTTGCAGCGGTTGATGGCCGCGATGGCGCTGATCACCGATCCCGCCGTCGTCGTGTTCGACGAACCGACCACCGCGCTCGATGTGACCACGCAGATCGAAGTCCTCGCCGCATTCAAGCGCGTGGTGCGCGAACTCGGCACGACGGCGGTGTACGTATCGCACGACCTCGCCGTGGTGGCGCAGATGGCGGACCGCATCGTCGTGCTGAACGGCGGACGCGTGCGCGAGAACGGCGCGACCGCGCAAGTGCTCGACGCTCCCGCCGACGATTACACGCGCCAGTTGCTCGGCGCGGTGCGGCGCCCCGATGCGCTGCTCGCCGAACTCTCGCCGCTCACCAGTCAGGGCGAAAAGCCGTTGCTGGAAATTCGCCGCCTGAGCGCGGGTTATGGCCGTGTCGATGCGAACGGCGTGCCCGCCGTGCGCGTGCTCGACGACGTGAGCCTGAAGATCGCGCGTGGCAGCACGCTCGGTGTGATCGGCGAATCGGGATCGGGCAAGACGACGCTTGCACGCGTGGTCGCGGGTCTGGTGGACCGGGCGCGCGGCGACGTGCTGCTCGACGGCAAGCCGCTGCCGGCCAAGCTCTCCGAACGTACGCTCGAACAATACCGGCGCGTGCAGATCGTGTTCCAGAACGCCGATACCGCGCTCAACCCGAGCCGTACCATCGCCGATATTCTCGCGCGGCCGATGAACTTCTATCACGGCCTGCGCGGTGCGGCGGCACGGAAGCGCATGCTGGAACTGCTCGATCTGGTGAAGCTGCCCGCAGCGATTGCGAAGCGCCAGCCGGGCGGTTTGTCGGGCGGACAGAAGCAGCGCGTGAATCTGGCGCGCGCGCTCGCCGCCGACCCCGCGCTCATTCTCTGCGACGAAGTCACGTCCGCGCTCGATACGGTGGTCGGCGCGGCCATTCTCGATTTGCTCGCGGAATTGCGCCGCGAACTCGGCGTCTCGCTCATGTTCATCAGCCACGACATCTCGACGGTGCGGGCCATCTGCGACGAAGTCATCGTGCTGTATGCGGGCCAGTGTGTCGAAGCGGGCCAGCGCGAGTCGCTTTCGCATCCGCCGTATCACCCGTACACGGGTCTGCTCGTCGATTCGGTGCCTGCGCTGCAACCGGGCTGGCTCGACGAGCGGCGCGCATCGACGCTGACTGCCTTGCCCGTGCTCGGCTCGGATAGCGGCGTGGATGCGTTGTGCAGCTTCCGTGCGCGTTGCACGGTGCGCATCGACGGCAAGTGCAACGTGACACCGCCATCGGTCAAGACCTTGCCTTCGGGCGCCGCCATTCTGTGCCACCGCTCGGCCGACGACCTCACGCGCATGCAGACACAAGACAACGCGGTGGCTGCATGA
- a CDS encoding (2Fe-2S)-binding protein has protein sequence MNARFVRVAETGRKTVTIVIDGSIAQAKEGDTLMVALLTAQDTLRDSEFGDGRRAGFCLMGACQDCWVWTASGERLRACTTPVEEGMSIVTRIGQTKEGVWPRASV, from the coding sequence ATGAACGCACGTTTCGTGAGAGTGGCGGAGACGGGGCGCAAAACGGTGACCATCGTTATCGACGGCAGCATCGCACAGGCCAAGGAAGGCGACACGCTGATGGTCGCGCTGCTGACGGCGCAAGACACCTTGCGCGATTCCGAGTTCGGCGATGGCCGCCGCGCCGGTTTCTGCCTGATGGGCGCGTGCCAGGATTGCTGGGTTTGGACCGCGAGCGGCGAACGCCTGCGCGCCTGCACGACGCCGGTTGAAGAAGGCATGTCGATCGTCACACGCATCGGTCAGACGAAGGAGGGTGTATGGCCGCGCGCGAGCGTTTGA
- a CDS encoding FAD/NAD(P)-binding oxidoreductase — protein MAARERLKVVVIGGGPAGVRAAEALVRAGLRPTVVDEGRRDGGQIYRRQPDGFSRSYETLYGSEAVRAQSLHRTFDGLRAQIDYLPETLVWNIEPNVVHIVSGTRYRKLDFDALIVCSGATDRLMPVPGWHHAGTYSLGGAQVALKSQGCAIGARTVLMGTGPLLYLVAAQYVKAGATVGAVLDTSTLAQRIRALPQLLAMPSTLVKGIGLMRVLRRAGMAVHRGITPVGIGGTAEHGVTGVRVETANGAQLDIACDAVALGYHLRPETQLADLAGCEFVFDQAARQWLARIDGDGRSSVPGVYLAGDGARVRGADAAERSGQLAALAALHDAGLAPDNARVTQLRAELARFTRFAAGLRAAFPWPARFAAALPDEAIVCRCEAITAGELRRVVREMGAREANRAKAFSRVGMGRCQGRYCAHAGAEVIAAEARVPLEAVGRLRGQAPVKPLPMAVTPQDEVHRGIEKELSE, from the coding sequence ATGGCCGCGCGCGAGCGTTTGAAGGTCGTGGTCATCGGCGGCGGACCGGCGGGCGTGCGCGCAGCCGAAGCGCTCGTGCGCGCGGGCTTGCGTCCGACCGTGGTCGATGAAGGACGGCGCGACGGCGGGCAGATTTATCGGCGGCAGCCCGACGGGTTTTCGCGCTCGTATGAAACGCTTTATGGCAGCGAAGCCGTCCGCGCTCAGTCGCTGCATCGCACGTTCGACGGCTTGCGCGCGCAGATCGACTATCTGCCCGAGACGCTCGTGTGGAACATCGAACCGAACGTGGTGCACATCGTCAGCGGCACGCGTTATCGCAAGCTCGACTTCGACGCGCTCATCGTGTGCAGCGGCGCCACCGACCGCCTCATGCCGGTGCCGGGCTGGCATCACGCAGGCACGTATAGCCTCGGCGGCGCGCAGGTCGCGCTGAAGTCGCAAGGCTGTGCAATCGGCGCGCGCACGGTGCTGATGGGCACGGGACCGCTGCTCTATCTCGTCGCCGCGCAATACGTCAAAGCAGGCGCGACGGTCGGTGCGGTGCTGGACACCTCGACGCTTGCACAACGCATTCGCGCATTGCCGCAACTGCTCGCCATGCCATCGACGCTCGTCAAGGGGATCGGCTTGATGCGCGTATTGCGTCGCGCGGGTATGGCGGTGCATCGCGGCATCACGCCGGTTGGCATCGGCGGGACGGCCGAACATGGCGTCACCGGCGTGCGCGTTGAAACGGCGAACGGCGCGCAACTCGATATTGCCTGCGATGCCGTCGCGCTCGGCTATCACCTCCGTCCCGAAACGCAGCTCGCCGATCTCGCGGGCTGCGAATTCGTCTTCGATCAGGCCGCGCGGCAATGGCTTGCTCGCATCGACGGCGATGGCCGCAGCAGCGTGCCCGGCGTCTATCTCGCGGGTGACGGCGCACGCGTGCGCGGCGCGGACGCCGCCGAGCGCTCCGGACAACTCGCGGCGCTCGCCGCCTTGCACGATGCGGGGCTCGCGCCCGACAACGCGCGCGTCACGCAATTACGCGCCGAACTTGCGCGCTTCACGCGATTCGCCGCCGGCCTGCGGGCCGCTTTCCCGTGGCCCGCGCGCTTCGCTGCCGCGCTTCCGGACGAGGCGATCGTCTGCCGCTGTGAAGCCATCACCGCGGGCGAATTGCGTCGCGTGGTACGCGAAATGGGCGCGCGGGAAGCGAATCGCGCGAAGGCGTTTTCCCGCGTCGGCATGGGCCGCTGTCAGGGCCGATATTGCGCGCACGCGGGCGCGGAAGTCATCGCCGCCGAGGCGCGCGTGCCGCTCGAAGCGGTCGGACGTCTGCGCGGACAAGCGCCTGTCAAGCCGCTGCCGATGGCCGTGACGCCGCAGGACGAAGTGCATCGAGGAATCGAAAAGGAGTTGAGCGAATGA
- a CDS encoding FAD-binding oxidoreductase, protein MNERADVIVIGGGIVGTTTAFFLRRRKRSVIVLERGLTGQQASGVNFGGVRRQGRALSQLAMSNRALQTWKRSRELLGEDVEFLPSGHTRVCYHAHDAEYFQRYADEARAHGLDLEVLEGRAMFERFPFLGREVLAASVSPLDGHANPRLAAPAFGRAAARLGARIVENTEVVRIEKEAGGFRVESAAGDIYRAEQVLVCAGAWANTLSTQLGEPVPLVARGPQMAVTEPVPYVFQHSMGVYTTVKAESVYFRQIPRGNLVLGGGPPGPADIATRRAGVLPENTVAQMAQFRRMVPALGPLHVIRVWSGVESYLPDSEPVIGPSTKADGLFYAFGFSGSGFQIGPGVGETLAELLDTGATPIPLDSFSIQRFQRGASAHAESATSETSS, encoded by the coding sequence ATGAACGAGCGCGCCGATGTGATCGTGATCGGCGGCGGTATCGTCGGCACGACGACCGCATTCTTTTTGCGCCGCCGTAAGCGTTCCGTGATCGTGCTCGAACGCGGTCTCACCGGGCAGCAGGCAAGCGGCGTGAACTTCGGCGGCGTGCGTCGCCAGGGCCGCGCGCTTTCGCAACTGGCCATGTCCAATCGCGCCTTGCAGACCTGGAAACGCTCGCGGGAACTGCTCGGCGAAGATGTCGAATTCCTGCCTTCGGGCCATACGCGCGTCTGCTATCACGCGCATGACGCCGAGTATTTTCAGCGCTATGCCGATGAAGCGCGCGCCCACGGCCTCGATCTCGAAGTGCTAGAAGGCCGGGCGATGTTCGAGCGCTTCCCCTTCCTCGGCCGCGAAGTCCTTGCCGCATCCGTTTCGCCGCTCGATGGCCACGCCAATCCGCGACTCGCCGCGCCTGCGTTCGGGCGTGCGGCGGCGCGGCTTGGAGCGCGCATCGTCGAGAACACGGAAGTGGTGCGTATCGAGAAAGAAGCGGGCGGCTTTCGCGTGGAAAGCGCGGCGGGCGACATCTATCGCGCCGAACAAGTGCTGGTATGCGCGGGCGCGTGGGCCAATACCTTGTCGACGCAACTCGGCGAGCCTGTGCCGCTCGTCGCGCGCGGCCCGCAAATGGCCGTGACCGAACCCGTGCCGTATGTCTTCCAGCATTCGATGGGCGTCTACACGACAGTCAAGGCCGAGAGCGTGTACTTCCGCCAGATTCCGCGCGGCAATCTCGTGCTCGGCGGCGGCCCGCCCGGTCCCGCCGATATCGCCACGCGCCGCGCGGGCGTGCTGCCGGAAAACACCGTCGCGCAGATGGCGCAGTTTCGCCGCATGGTGCCGGCGCTCGGACCCTTGCATGTGATACGCGTCTGGAGCGGCGTCGAAAGCTATCTGCCGGATTCGGAACCGGTGATCGGCCCGAGCACGAAAGCCGATGGCCTCTTCTATGCGTTCGGTTTCAGCGGCTCGGGGTTTCAGATCGGGCCGGGCGTGGGCGAAACGCTCGCGGAACTGCTCGATACCGGCGCCACACCCATTCCTCTCGATTCGTTCTCCATTCAACGATTCCAGCGCGGCGCATCGGCACACGCGGAATCGGCCACGTCAGAGACTTCTTCATGA
- a CDS encoding helix-turn-helix domain-containing protein: protein MNHESHANIKPAVLGNALDYIEANFDKTVSLAQLADVSALSVSRFATVFREQIGLSPYKYLCRVRVRRAQSLLLAGMPGSVVATEVGFFDQSHLARHFKRLCGMTPSTFIEHAREHARDHADTRSAKLDAGCLKGVAKTQPRILALDDAHVA, encoded by the coding sequence ATGAACCACGAGAGCCACGCGAACATCAAGCCCGCCGTGCTCGGCAACGCGCTCGACTATATCGAAGCGAATTTCGACAAGACCGTGAGTCTTGCGCAGCTCGCCGATGTCTCGGCGTTGTCGGTGTCGCGCTTTGCGACCGTGTTTCGCGAGCAGATCGGGCTTTCGCCCTACAAGTATCTGTGCCGCGTGCGGGTGCGGCGTGCGCAGAGTCTGTTGCTCGCGGGCATGCCGGGATCGGTGGTGGCGACGGAAGTCGGCTTTTTCGATCAAAGCCATCTCGCGCGGCATTTCAAGCGCTTGTGCGGCATGACGCCGAGTACGTTCATCGAGCACGCACGCGAGCACGCACGCGACCATGCGGACACGCGTTCAGCCAAGCTCGATGCCGGTTGCCTTAAGGGCGTCGCGAAGACCCAGCCGCGGATACTTGCTCTCGACGACGCGCATGTCGCCTAG
- a CDS encoding LysR family transcriptional regulator: MPNLRKKLPSANALFVFEAAARCGNFTRAAQELYVSQPAVSRMLARMEDHIGVRLFERVRGGIELTESGRILYRKISEGFNGIESAIREIEARATGVESVTLSVSTAFTTHWLMPRMSRLNQAFPSVDLRFQLISGRIGGPLVDVDLGMRFLHDEEIDENAVLVMPEALLPVSNERYHETACTEAGRAHGDTVIVMDDGERGWHERFHAFADQERHVAGMLSFNDYAIVVQAALLGQGMALGWLNVASHWLAQGALVPAELELIVTSRRCCLVTPPNRPLRPIVADVRDWLIAETLGDMRVVESKYPRLGLRDALKATGIELG, encoded by the coding sequence ATGCCCAACCTTCGCAAGAAACTGCCCAGCGCCAACGCGCTCTTCGTCTTCGAAGCGGCCGCGCGCTGCGGTAATTTCACGCGTGCCGCGCAAGAACTTTACGTGAGTCAGCCGGCGGTCAGCCGCATGCTCGCGCGCATGGAAGACCATATCGGCGTGCGGCTTTTCGAGCGCGTGCGCGGCGGCATCGAACTGACGGAAAGCGGGCGCATTCTGTATCGCAAGATATCGGAAGGCTTCAATGGCATAGAAAGCGCCATCCGCGAAATCGAGGCACGCGCCACCGGCGTGGAGTCGGTCACGCTGTCGGTTTCCACCGCCTTCACCACGCACTGGCTGATGCCGCGCATGAGCCGGCTCAATCAGGCGTTTCCTTCGGTGGACCTGCGTTTTCAACTGATCTCGGGGCGCATTGGCGGGCCGCTCGTCGATGTCGATCTCGGCATGCGCTTCCTTCACGATGAAGAGATCGACGAGAACGCCGTGCTGGTCATGCCCGAAGCGCTGCTGCCGGTATCGAACGAGCGATACCACGAAACCGCGTGTACCGAAGCGGGCCGCGCGCATGGCGATACGGTGATCGTCATGGACGACGGCGAACGCGGCTGGCATGAGCGCTTTCATGCGTTCGCCGACCAAGAGCGGCATGTCGCCGGCATGCTCAGTTTCAACGACTACGCCATCGTCGTGCAGGCCGCGTTGCTCGGGCAAGGCATGGCGCTCGGCTGGCTCAACGTGGCGTCTCACTGGCTCGCGCAAGGCGCGCTCGTGCCGGCGGAACTGGAACTCATCGTGACGAGCCGGCGCTGCTGCCTCGTCACGCCGCCGAACCGGCCGTTGCGGCCTATCGTCGCCGACGTGCGCGACTGGCTCATCGCGGAGACGCTAGGCGACATGCGCGTCGTCGAGAGCAAGTATCCGCGGCTGGGTCTTCGCGACGCCCTTAAGGCAACCGGCATCGAGCTTGGCTGA
- a CDS encoding ABC transporter ATP-binding protein: MDARAKTGVSIRSATKRYGALAALDDVSLDIAPGEFVSLLGPSGSGKTTLLGILGGFVQPTSGSVWVGERDITFAPPHKRDIGIVFQNYALFPHMTVGENVAFSLRARREPKSTWPKKVADALAMVELAGYENRGIDQLSGGQKQRVALARAMVFEPQLILMDEPLSALDKQLRETMQIELRRLHRRLGATIVNVTHDQREALTMSDRVAVLKDGKLVQIDTPERLYDRPCDAFVASFIGEATLLDVSRAGDDTVRLGNTVLRTAHPLPRGEKLLLAVQTEKLFIAHGDAQANANRFSCRVTEVLYQGESLRVFAVLADGTAISLRQPGSFEARRRIPQPGAEMIVALDPADTIVVPA, encoded by the coding sequence ATGGATGCACGAGCGAAAACCGGCGTATCGATCAGGTCGGCAACCAAGCGCTACGGCGCGCTGGCCGCACTCGACGATGTTTCTCTCGACATCGCGCCGGGCGAATTCGTCTCGTTGCTCGGCCCGTCGGGTTCGGGCAAGACCACGCTACTAGGCATTCTCGGCGGCTTCGTGCAGCCAACGTCCGGAAGCGTCTGGGTCGGCGAGCGCGACATTACATTTGCGCCGCCGCACAAGCGCGATATCGGCATCGTGTTCCAGAACTACGCGCTCTTTCCGCATATGACGGTGGGCGAGAACGTCGCGTTCTCGCTGCGTGCGCGACGCGAGCCGAAATCCACCTGGCCGAAGAAGGTCGCCGATGCCCTGGCGATGGTCGAACTCGCGGGCTACGAGAATCGCGGCATCGACCAGTTGTCGGGCGGGCAGAAGCAACGCGTGGCGCTCGCCCGCGCGATGGTCTTCGAGCCGCAACTGATCCTGATGGACGAGCCGCTCTCCGCGCTCGACAAGCAATTGCGCGAGACCATGCAGATCGAGCTGCGGCGGCTGCATCGGCGGCTTGGCGCGACCATTGTCAACGTGACGCACGATCAGCGCGAGGCGCTCACCATGAGCGACCGCGTGGCCGTGCTCAAAGACGGCAAGCTCGTGCAGATCGACACGCCCGAGCGTCTCTACGACCGTCCTTGCGATGCGTTCGTCGCGAGCTTCATCGGCGAGGCGACCTTGCTCGACGTGAGCCGCGCGGGCGACGACACCGTGCGTCTCGGCAACACGGTCTTGCGCACGGCGCACCCGTTGCCACGCGGCGAGAAGCTCTTGCTCGCGGTGCAGACGGAGAAGCTTTTCATCGCGCATGGCGACGCGCAAGCAAACGCCAACCGCTTTTCCTGTCGCGTGACCGAAGTGCTTTATCAGGGCGAAAGTCTGCGCGTGTTCGCGGTGCTCGCAGACGGCACGGCCATCAGCCTGAGACAGCCCGGCAGCTTCGAGGCGCGCCGCCGCATTCCCCAGCCGGGCGCCGAGATGATCGTGGCGCTCGATCCCGCGGACACCATCGTCGTGCCCGCATGA
- a CDS encoding HAD-IA family hydrolase, translating to MNLTDFKVLTFDVVGTLINFEKGVLDSVRRLGGPKAKDLTDDQIFTPYMDGRAKYPGRSSHEMANVYLHLAKELGLPDDAQSAAAFQRDVLEWPAFEDSVAALKRLRKHFRLVAMTNADRVALSAYAHTLGNPFDDTVCCDETGVAKPDPQFFAYNRGRQAAFGYKFDEILHTAQSQYHDIGVATKLGYATCWIERRQGQKGFGATPVPENVTTPTFKFATLAALADAVEAELRAAA from the coding sequence ATGAATCTCACCGATTTCAAGGTCCTGACGTTCGATGTCGTCGGCACGCTGATCAACTTCGAAAAAGGCGTGCTCGATTCCGTGCGGCGTCTGGGCGGCCCGAAGGCGAAGGACCTGACCGATGACCAGATCTTCACGCCGTACATGGATGGCCGCGCGAAGTATCCGGGGCGTTCGAGCCATGAGATGGCCAACGTCTATCTGCATCTGGCGAAGGAACTCGGTTTGCCCGACGACGCGCAATCGGCTGCCGCGTTCCAGCGCGACGTGCTCGAATGGCCCGCCTTCGAAGATTCGGTTGCCGCATTGAAGCGCCTGCGCAAGCACTTCCGGCTCGTCGCGATGACCAACGCGGACCGCGTCGCGCTGTCGGCGTATGCGCATACGCTCGGCAATCCGTTCGACGATACCGTCTGCTGCGACGAAACCGGTGTCGCCAAGCCCGACCCGCAATTCTTCGCTTACAACCGTGGACGTCAGGCTGCGTTCGGCTACAAGTTCGACGAGATTCTGCATACGGCGCAGAGCCAGTATCACGACATCGGCGTCGCGACGAAGCTCGGTTATGCGACGTGCTGGATCGAACGCCGTCAAGGTCAGAAAGGCTTCGGCGCCACGCCCGTGCCGGAGAACGTGACGACGCCGACGTTCAAGTTCGCGACCCTCGCCGCGCTCGCCGATGCGGTCGAGGCCGAACTGCGCGCCGCCGCCTGA